The following are encoded in a window of Manihot esculenta cultivar AM560-2 chromosome 8, M.esculenta_v8, whole genome shotgun sequence genomic DNA:
- the LOC110621111 gene encoding 60S ribosomal protein L18-2 — protein MGIDLKAGGKSKKTKRTAPKSDDIYLKLLVKLYRFLVRRTGSKFNAVILKRLFMSKVNKPPLSLSRLITFMKGKENKIAVVVGTVTDDIRVYEVPALKVTALRFTETARARIEKAGGECLTFDQLALRAPLGQNTVLLRGPKNAREAVKHFGPAPGVPHSHTKPYVRSKGRKYERARGRRNSRGFRV, from the exons ATG ggGATCGATCTGAAAGCAGGAGGTAAGAGCAAGAAGACCAAGCGGACAGCCCCCAAATCCGATGATATCTACCTCAAGCTTCTCGTCAAG CTCTACCGCTTTCTGGTAAGGAGAACCGGAAGTAAGTTCAACGCGGTGATCTTGAAGAGGCTCTTCATGAGCAAAGTGAACAAACCCCCACTTTCTCTGTCTAGGCTTATCACCTTCATGAAAGGAAAG GAGAATAAGATTGCAGTGGTTGTTGGGACAGTGACTGACGATATCAGGGTTTATGAGGTTCCAGCATTGAAGGTTACTGCTTTGAGGTTTACAGAGACAGCCAGAGCTAGGATTGAGAAGGCTGGCGGAGAGTGCCTGACATTTGACCAGCTTGCTTTGAGAGCTCCTTTGGGACAGAACACG GTTCTCCTTAGAGGTCCAAAGAATGCTCGTGAAGCTGTGAAACATTTTGGCCCAGCTCCTGGTGTGCCACACAGCCATACCAAACCATATGTACGATCAAAGGGAAGGAAGTATGAGAGAGCTAGAGGAAGGAGGAACAGCAGGGGATTTAGGGTTTGA